One stretch of Ananas comosus cultivar F153 linkage group 6, ASM154086v1, whole genome shotgun sequence DNA includes these proteins:
- the LOC109712112 gene encoding probable GTP diphosphokinase RSH3, chloroplastic, with protein sequence MSVPAIAIYASAPGGLCFAPDFDLAPRPPPPPQPHSASGGAAVAGGLSCLFSSPAGPRHASSLSSPSYSGRDEPDELGSSYSYTSLKCRNPSPVSVFHSPVSYGG encoded by the coding sequence ATGTCGGTGCCCGCGATCGCCATCTACGCCAGCGCCCCCGGCGGCCTCTGCTTCGCCCCCGACTTCGACCTCgccccccggccgccgccgccgccgcagccgcactCCGCCTCCGGCGGCGCCGCAGTCGCCGGAGGTCTCTCGTGCCTCTTCTCCTCCCCCGCCGGCCCCCGCCATGCGTCGTCGCTGTCGTCGCCGAGCTACTCCGGCCGCGACGAGCCCGACGAGCTGGGGAGCTCGTATTCATACACCTCCCTCAAGTGCCGGAACCCTAGCCCTGTGTCGGTGTTCCATAGCCCCGTCTCCTATGGCGGG